The genomic region CCCACCGAAGGCACGTGTACGACTACTACATAAACGAGTGACGAACGAATCACCAAGACATATGAGAACGACTTCGTGGATCGACGAGTACCACGATGACCGTTGTTCGCCAAGTACACCTTCGGATGGCCAAGTTCCTCTTTAGATGTACGACTACACGGTCTTGCGCCAAGTACCACGAGGGCCGGAGCCCTCGGACCCGTCAAGTCCGTCTACTAACCGTGTATGACTACCATTGCCTGAAAAACCATGGATCACGAGCATTGTGAACAACTACCgccgaccctcgaagaccccgtggatgcCAAGTCCcgtgtcgtgaccccgaacatctacgaacgtgaacgactactttCACTAtgaacgtcccgagaacgtctacttcctctactttgcaccgaacccgAACCGTCCTCgtttgcacgcttcaaaggtataaccgccgtgACGATGACCCGCGGAACGAATGcatgttgtgtgatgtatgagttgcaccctatgtttgcaccatgtccgagttgtcacttgctcggttCTCCTCTTTTGCTGCTAACCCGTAGGGACCCgattaccgggatcaccccaccatcttttgctcTCTTCcatcactttcttttgcaccgacgtctcaatgagttgtcggaactgGAACGTTGctgtggcaccgtttcgttatcgtcgccgtggcacccctttcttttccgccacgatgacaaatgcttcataatatgctcttaTCAATATTTTCATACATATTGCATAACACTTgaacatgtcatccacatcatgataataacttctaaaaatgtttaaattgttgcttGCTTTAATGTTGCTATttgacatatggggatttaccggaattgttgttgttgttgtttccggcctcatttaaaatgcctaactgtgtattcTACTCatgtttcatctcttgccatgtttaacaacatttaatattgttgagtacataaacgagatcgaactaaataagtcatgtggtgttccgtcaatatgcaactcgttgcatattgagctccacttaatatgtagtattgtttgtgcactttgccatgccatgcccattttaaaccggacatgcatcatacttgcttgcgcatcatgccatggttatgtgatggttgtttactttgttgtttgcttctttccggtgttgcttcttcgggttagttccgataacgtcgcgtttgtgaggacccgttcgactacgttcgtttgtttcttcttcatggactcgttcttcttccttgcgggatttcaggcaagatgaccatacccttgaaatcacttctatctttgcttgctagttgctcgctctattgttatgcctatgctgcgatacctaccacatgctttatcatgcctcccatattgccatgtcaagcctctaacccactttgtcctagcaaaccgttgtttggctatgttaccgctttgctcagcccctcttatagcgttgttagttgcaggtgaatattggagtttgttccttgttggaacatggatattttgttgggatatcacaatatctcttatttaattaatgcatctatatacttggtaaagggtggaaggctcgtccttatgcctagtgttttgtttcactcttgccgtcctagtttccgtcatatcgatgttatgttcccggattctgcgttccttacgcggttgggttataatgggaaccccttgacagttcgccttgaataaaactcctccagcaatgcccaacattgcttttaccattcgccacctagccttttctttcccttgggttctgcagactcaagggtcatcattattttaacccccccccccccgggccagtgctcctctgagtgttggtccaactagagccccttgcaacgccacctcggggaaactcgagggctggttttagttgtacggattgctcatctgagtgtgccctgagaacgagattgctcatctgagtgtgccgaTGTTACGAagtaggtgacgcaaccaagctcaaggaggagctcgatggagatcttgccctttgtgttgtttcgttctagttgatcagtagtggagcccaattggggtcgatcggggatctgtgtagcatttggggtagtcttcttttattttggttccgtagtcggaccttgattgtatctggttgatgtaatgctttactcatgtattgtgtgaagtggcgattgtaagccaactatatacCTTTTctccttttatctatttacatgggttgctgtgaagattaccttacttacgacattgctttcaatgcgggtatgcctctaagtcgtggttcgacacgtaggagatatagccgcatcgagggcgttatacctTGCACCCTTCTCCATCGACCATGGGATGTCCAAACGCCGTCGAGGCTCGACGCCGATGTCTGGCCATCCATGGCGCTCTCCATTCTATGAAGAATTGGGGATTCTCAGTTCTCACAATGCCCTGGTCTTCCGCAATGTAGTGCACTCTCCCATTGTAACTATTAGAAACATTATCTTTGACTtcactttttagttttttttatttaAGGATGCTACTCAAAAGATGGTTTCCACCACAACATTACCTTCTCGTGCTCTAGCACTCTATTGCAACGCTTGCCACCGAGTGGCTTAGTAATACATTTTGGCTCTCTCCCCGATGATTGTTGAAAAAAGTTAACTCATATTTTGTTAGACAAATCAGGATTAGAGTTAAAGCTTAAAAACAAGGGAGACTTACATATTTGGATGAACCGAGCCACCTAGGTCCAATATGGCAATATGTACGAATGTCCCCCTATCCGACGTGTCATGGTTCAACAGCATCAGTTGGCTGGTCAGATGGCGTTGTGCAACTTTTGGACTTAGATGACACACTTGCTACATTTCGAGGACATGAATGCcgattttcatagttcgaggatCCTGGAAAATGTTTGAGGACCTATGAAGCACTTCACTCTTTATATTTCTACTAGGGTACTACTATTGCCTACTAGCATGGGAAGATGTAGCACATTAGATCAAGTTGGAGCGATGGTTAATATTCATTTGTCCCTACCATAAAAGAGCTCTTTGAGTATAGCGTGCAAGTTGAGGGGCACGGACGTTTGGTTCCACCCAGGAATTGGATTTATTTTTAACAAAAACAGTCAAAAAAGTTCAGAAGTTTTTCAGACTTCCTTTTGCACTACTACTATGTAATTTTTCGCCAATAAAACCCATCGTTGACTTCAAGCCAAAAAAAACTTCCAATTTTTCTGCTTTTTCTGCTCTGAAGTCGACGCTGGATTTTTGTTGGCGGAAAATTATATGctagtgcaaaagaaagtcaagtttatttaaaaaaacttatgaactttttttttgactttttttgtaATTATAAAAAAAACTCCAAGGTATTTCGGCAAGTTGAGTTACTACTCATTGGCTTTACTTCATGCAAAGAGGACGCACCCTTGTTGACGCCTAGAATCACTCCGGCACTATCCAAACCATCTTCCCTGATGGAAGGGCTGTCAAGAACAGCGACTTATTTGGTCGCAGGAAAATTTGTAAAGTTGAAATTTGATAGTATACTGCTTGAGATCATCATAATAATAGTATATTTGTATCTTCAAATCTATTTCTGTGTCATTTATGTAAGTAAACAGTTTAAATCTAAAGCTTTCTGCATTCAAGAATGAAGAGAAAATAGAAGAACTGATTTGCAACGGAAGACGCCAATATTAACACAGAAATTGCACGCTATTGTGCCACACTTATTAATAGTAATTTACATGCTAACTGAAAGCTGCCGACAGACGCAATGAAACCAAAGACCAAACCGTGAACACTAAAACAAAGAGACACACGATGAATAAGAGACCATCTACTCGTCCATCCTCATGACGCAACGCAGGCCCTCCCCCTTGAGCATGAGGTCGAACGCCGTGTTGATCTGCGAGAAGGGCACGCTGTGGGTGATGAACTTCTCCACGTCCAGCTCCTTCCTCATGTACATCTCCACGACTTCCGGGAGGTCGGTCCGCGGCTTGTAGTTGCCGAAGAAGGTGCCCTTCAGGGTCCTCTCGTTGAGCAAGTTCATCGGGCTTGTCTTGAACACCGCCTCCTTGTGCGGGACGCCCACCAGCACCGCCACGCCCCACCCCTGCATACAGAAGATTTCATCATTCAGTCTAAACTCTAAAAATAGATTTCAAATAATTATCATCATTCAGTCTAAACTCTAAAAATAGATTTCAAATAATTATCATTGGAGTAGAGACTATATATAGGTATATTGAGAGCTACGTACATCATGGACACATTCGAAGGCGGCGATCATGGCGTCGATGTGGCCAGTGCACTCAACTGCGCGGTCGACTCCACCATTGGTCATCTCGACAAGCACCTGGAGAGCAACATTGAACAGTGAGTTTTATACTTTTATGGCACAGGCAGTGTACTGAGGGGCATGAACATACCTCTTGCACGGGCTTGGTGTGGTCCTTTGGGTTCACAAAGTCAGTGCATCCAAATTTCTTGGCTGAAAAATAATGTGCATGATGTTCAGTGTTCCATCCAAAAAAATATTCTAAGATATCCTTGGTTTCTCTGAGGCAGATCGTACCTTGTTCGTATTTTGCAGGGTTCAAATCCACACCAATGATCCTTGATGCCCCAGACATCTTGGCCCCTTCCATGGCCTGATCATGCGAGAAGCACACAGTAATTAGTCGTGGATGTAGTACATAATTCTCTGCAGCCTGCAAAAAAATGTCGTACAACAAAAACAACTTGGAACGTCACTCACAGCAAGGCCTACAGCTCCAAGACCGAAAATGGCCACCGTCGAACCCTTTTTCGGTTTCGCAACATTGAGGGTAGCACCAAGTCCTGCAGGAAATGACAATTCAGCAACTAAAAGGAGTCACCCTGAACATTGTGTTTCATTTGGAAACAATGGCATGAGGAGCCATCTCTTACCAGTTGAGATACCACAGCTGAGAACACAAACTTTGTCAAGGGGCGCCTCTGGGTTGATCTTGGCGAGGCACCCGACATGGATCACGGTGTACTCGCTGAAGGTGGAGGTCCCGACGAAGTGGAAGATCGGTTTCCCATTGATGGTGAAGCGAGACTCCCCATCACCGATCATCACGCCACGATCCACGTTGATCCTGAGGAGGTCACAGAGGTTGCTCTCCTCTGACTTGCAGTGGGCACAGTCCTTGCACTCGCCAGTGAACACCGGGAGGACATGGTCACCCGGCACGAGTTCGGTAACACCCTCTCCGACACTTTCAACAATGCTGCAACAAGAAGCAAGTCAGTAAAGTTAGCAGAAAAGATAAACTACAAAAAGCAAGCATAATACTCATCATTCAATAAAATGCAGAAAAGGTCCACTTTAATAAAATTGACAACTGCCAAGGAATCTTTGATTATAAACGTGGTAAAGATATAACGAGGAGGTCGGCAGCTGACAAAAACGTGGTAAAGATATAATGAGGAGGTCGGCAGCTGACAAAATTAACTAGTCCAAAACCATATGATTGTCCAAAGCACTTTACAGTGTGAGCTTGCGTCATGGATGACGTTTAAACATGATTCTTCATAGTATGTTTTATCCCATGGCAATAAGATATGCACACTTGCTGTATGTAGGTATCAATCTAATACCACTGACAGATCAGTGTTAAGGAATCAGGATGACTATAATTAGAAGCTAGTGTGAATAAATAATGATCAGTGTTGTGTCGTGATTCTTCATATGCTTTATCCCATGGCAATAAAATACGGGCACTTGCTGTATATAGTTGTCAATCTAGTAGCACTGACAGATCAGGATTCACTCTGACTAAAACTAGAAAGCCAACATGAATAAACTATGATTTAGGATTCAAGATTCCTCCAAGCAACAAAGATGAAACAGAATAAGACAGAGACAGAGAGGATGCATACCCTCCAGCTTCATGGCCCAAGATCCTAGGGAAAACCGGAGTTTGCCCCTGCACAAACAAACCCAAGCAGAACATGGCAAGTTAATTATCTATCCATTGATCCACGTGTCTTCGTCACCATACCCGTCCTGACTACGAGATGCAATTGTGTGTTTGTGTGGATACCTTGGCTTCCCAGAAGTAGA from Triticum aestivum cultivar Chinese Spring chromosome 4A, IWGSC CS RefSeq v2.1, whole genome shotgun sequence harbors:
- the LOC123086540 gene encoding alcohol dehydrogenase 3, with the translated sequence MATAGKVIKCKAAVAWEAGKPLSIEEVEVAPPQAMEVRVKILYTALCHTDVYFWEAKGQTPVFPRILGHEAGGIVESVGEGVTELVPGDHVLPVFTGECKDCAHCKSEESNLCDLLRINVDRGVMIGDGESRFTINGKPIFHFVGTSTFSEYTVIHVGCLAKINPEAPLDKVCVLSCGISTGLGATLNVAKPKKGSTVAIFGLGAVGLAAMEGAKMSGASRIIGVDLNPAKYEQAKKFGCTDFVNPKDHTKPVQEVLVEMTNGGVDRAVECTGHIDAMIAAFECVHDGWGVAVLVGVPHKEAVFKTSPMNLLNERTLKGTFFGNYKPRTDLPEVVEMYMRKELDVEKFITHSVPFSQINTAFDLMLKGEGLRCVMRMDE